ACGTGAGCGAAAAGGAAGACGAGATCAAGATGATGCGCGCCTACATCCACGGCGTCCCGCCCGGCAGCCAATAGTCCGCCAATGCGCGCCGGAAGCAATATTGCCCTCAAAGAATGGGCCAGCGTGGTCGCGGCGCTCGCCCGCGGCCAACAGATCTTCCTCCTGCGCAAGGGAGGGATTGCCGAAGAAAGCGGCGAGTTTCACGTCCAGCATCGCGAGTTCTTCCTTTATCCCACCTACGAGCACCAGCACCAGAACCTGCTCCAGCCCGAGTATTGCACCAGTTTGCGCGAGATTTTGGACACCAGCTCGCCCACAGCCGAGTTGGCGGTGGCGTGCTACGGGATCGTCCAGGAATTTCTTGTGGCCGACAGCGAGGAGCGCTTCCTCGAGTTGCGCGAGCACTACATCTGGAACCAGTCGTACATCAAGATGCGCTTCCACTACAAACCCCACCTTCCCCTCTATGTGATCTTTCTTCGCGCCTACCGACTCCCCCAGCCATGGAAGGTTCCGATTCTCCCGCGTTACGCTGGCTGCAAATCCTGGGTCGAGTTGGATCAGGAGCTGTCCACGGCC
Above is a genomic segment from Candidatus Acidiferrales bacterium containing:
- a CDS encoding DUF1802 family protein, with amino-acid sequence MRAGSNIALKEWASVVAALARGQQIFLLRKGGIAEESGEFHVQHREFFLYPTYEHQHQNLLQPEYCTSLREILDTSSPTAELAVACYGIVQEFLVADSEERFLELREHYIWNQSYIKMRFHYKPHLPLYVIFLRAYRLPQPWKVPILPRYAGCKSWVELDQELSTAGATPVLADDDFLQRKEALKKFLAGKE